A single window of Rhizobium sp. SL42 DNA harbors:
- a CDS encoding SDR family oxidoreductase, with product MTENSNRSAIVTGSSKGIGAAIARRLAGDGFAVVVNYASGADAAAAVVDQIEAAGGRAVAVKADIASSDGMKALFDTAEEVFGGVDVLVNNAGIMQLSPIAETPDVAFERQVAINLGGVFRGMREGANRIRPGGRIISFSTSVVGLYQPAYGVYAATKAGVEAMTHILAKELGPKAITVNAVAPGPVETELFMKGKSDELVNTIAGMNPLKRLGQPDDIAGVVSFLAGADGGWVNGQVIRANGGVV from the coding sequence ATGACTGAGAACAGCAACAGATCCGCCATCGTTACCGGCTCGTCCAAGGGCATCGGCGCGGCGATCGCCAGGCGTCTTGCCGGTGATGGCTTTGCCGTCGTGGTCAATTATGCAAGCGGCGCCGATGCCGCCGCAGCCGTTGTCGACCAGATCGAGGCGGCAGGCGGCCGTGCCGTCGCCGTGAAGGCCGATATCGCTTCCAGCGATGGCATGAAGGCACTCTTCGATACTGCCGAAGAGGTTTTCGGCGGCGTCGACGTGCTGGTCAACAATGCCGGCATCATGCAGCTTTCGCCGATCGCAGAGACGCCGGACGTGGCTTTCGAGCGCCAGGTCGCGATCAATCTCGGCGGCGTCTTTCGCGGCATGCGCGAGGGCGCAAATCGCATCCGTCCCGGCGGCCGCATCATCAGCTTTTCGACCAGCGTCGTCGGTCTCTACCAGCCGGCCTATGGCGTCTATGCCGCGACCAAGGCGGGGGTGGAGGCCATGACCCATATCCTGGCAAAGGAACTCGGCCCGAAGGCGATCACCGTCAATGCGGTAGCACCGGGCCCGGTCGAGACCGAACTGTTCATGAAGGGCAAGTCGGACGAACTGGTCAACACGATTGCCGGCATGAACCCGTTGAAGCGGCTCGGCCAGCCGGATGACATTGCAGGTGTCGTGTCCTTCCTTGCCGGTGCCGATGGCGGCTGGGTCAACGGCCAGGTGATCCGCGCCAATGGCGGCGTGGTCTGA
- a CDS encoding pyridoxal phosphate-dependent aminotransferase — MSAFSRFTPLTSSLPATVPFIGPEAIERQRGLPVKARIGANESGFGPAPSVIARIAEKSVEIWKYNDPENHALKTALATHLSLKPENFVIGEGIDDLLGLIVRLVIEPGMPVVTSLGGYPTFNFHVNGFGGRLVTVPYRDDREDLDGLLAAVKAVDAPLVYFANPDNPMGSWWDADAIVAFARSLPETTLLVLDEAYSETAPAGSIPAADALIDLPNVIRTRTFSKAYGLAGARVGYGIGTAGTVSAFDKIRNHFGMPRLSTEAALAALKDQAYLSDVLSRIAESRTRISAIATANGLKPLRSATNFVTVDAGRDGVYARAIVDGLMEHGVFIRMPGVAPLNRCIRISTGLSADMDLLEDALPKVLASLA, encoded by the coding sequence ATGTCCGCCTTTTCTCGCTTCACGCCCCTGACATCTTCCCTGCCGGCAACGGTGCCTTTCATCGGACCAGAGGCCATCGAGCGCCAACGCGGACTGCCGGTGAAAGCCCGGATCGGAGCGAATGAAAGCGGCTTCGGGCCTGCTCCCTCCGTCATCGCCAGGATTGCCGAAAAATCGGTCGAGATCTGGAAATACAATGATCCGGAAAACCACGCCCTGAAGACCGCGCTGGCGACACATCTGTCGCTCAAGCCGGAGAATTTCGTCATCGGCGAAGGCATAGACGACCTGCTCGGCCTGATCGTCCGACTGGTGATCGAGCCAGGCATGCCGGTCGTCACGTCGCTCGGCGGCTATCCGACCTTCAATTTCCATGTAAACGGCTTCGGCGGTCGCCTGGTCACCGTGCCCTATCGCGACGACCGCGAAGACCTCGACGGACTGCTTGCAGCCGTCAAGGCGGTGGATGCGCCGCTCGTCTATTTCGCCAATCCCGACAATCCGATGGGCAGCTGGTGGGATGCGGACGCGATTGTCGCCTTTGCCCGCTCCCTGCCCGAGACGACCCTGCTCGTTCTGGACGAAGCCTATAGCGAAACGGCACCGGCGGGCTCGATCCCGGCGGCCGATGCCTTGATCGACCTGCCCAACGTGATCCGCACGCGGACATTCTCCAAGGCCTATGGTCTTGCCGGCGCACGCGTCGGCTATGGCATCGGGACGGCGGGCACGGTTTCCGCCTTCGACAAGATCCGCAATCATTTCGGCATGCCGCGACTTTCGACGGAAGCCGCCCTCGCGGCGCTGAAGGACCAGGCCTATCTGTCGGATGTGCTTTCCCGGATCGCGGAATCGCGCACGCGCATTTCAGCCATCGCCACGGCCAATGGCCTCAAACCGCTCAGATCCGCGACGAATTTCGTCACTGTCGATGCTGGCCGAGACGGCGTCTATGCGCGTGCGATCGTCGATGGACTGATGGAACATGGTGTTTTCATTCGTATGCCCGGTGTCGCGCCGCTCAACCGCTGCATCCGTATATCGACCGGCCTGTCGGCCGATATGGATCTTCTCGAAGATGCGCTGCCCAAGGTTCTGGCGTCGCTGGCGTAG
- a CDS encoding AMP nucleosidase produces the protein MNTRIPISAPVNFISPKPYEPQAFNNATEAVDALTALYERNTDFLIDAFGGLAQGGPIAGRYRSFYPQVALETTSFGHIDTRLAYGHVTSPGLYTTTITRPTLFRHYLKEQLGHLMRNHQVPVIVSESATPIPLHFAFAEGAHVEASAGGLADMQLRDIFDTPDLAVTDDEIANGEYEPKPGEPHPLAPFTAQRIDYSLARLSHYTATGAKHFQNFVLFTNYQFYVDEFCAYARKLMADGGDGYTAFVEPGNIITKPGDTEPSEGVSLGRLPQMPAYHLKMKGHAGITLVNIGVGPSNAKTITDHIAVLRPHAWLMLGHCAGLRNSQRLGDYVLAHAYVREDHVLDDDIPVWVPIPALAEVQLALEDAVEEVTGYEGFELKRIMRTGTVATIDNRNWELRDQRGPVKRLSQSRAIALDMESATIAANGFRFRVPYGTLLCVSDKPLHGELKLPGMATAFYKTQVSQHLQIGIRALQKLGAMPKEKLHSRKLRSFFETAFQ, from the coding sequence ATGAACACACGAATCCCTATTTCCGCACCCGTCAATTTCATCAGCCCCAAGCCGTATGAACCGCAGGCGTTCAACAATGCCACCGAAGCGGTCGATGCGCTGACTGCGCTCTACGAGCGCAATACCGACTTTCTGATTGATGCCTTTGGCGGCCTTGCGCAAGGTGGACCGATCGCGGGCCGCTACCGGTCATTTTATCCGCAGGTTGCGCTCGAGACGACAAGCTTCGGCCATATCGACACCCGTCTCGCCTACGGACATGTCACGTCTCCGGGCCTCTACACCACCACGATCACGCGCCCGACTCTGTTTCGCCACTACCTGAAGGAACAACTCGGGCATCTGATGCGCAATCATCAGGTTCCGGTCATCGTGTCCGAGTCGGCGACCCCGATCCCGCTGCATTTCGCCTTCGCCGAAGGCGCGCATGTCGAGGCCTCGGCCGGCGGTCTCGCCGACATGCAGCTGCGCGATATCTTCGATACGCCGGACCTTGCCGTCACCGATGACGAGATCGCCAATGGCGAATACGAGCCGAAGCCGGGCGAGCCTCATCCGCTTGCGCCGTTCACCGCCCAGCGCATCGACTATTCGCTGGCCCGCCTGTCGCACTACACGGCAACCGGCGCCAAACATTTCCAGAACTTCGTGCTGTTCACGAATTACCAGTTCTATGTCGACGAGTTCTGCGCTTATGCCCGTAAGCTGATGGCAGACGGCGGTGACGGCTATACGGCCTTTGTCGAGCCCGGCAACATCATCACCAAGCCCGGCGATACCGAGCCAAGCGAGGGTGTGTCTCTCGGACGGCTGCCCCAGATGCCGGCCTATCACCTGAAGATGAAGGGCCATGCCGGCATCACGCTGGTCAATATCGGCGTCGGCCCGTCCAACGCCAAGACGATCACCGACCACATCGCAGTGCTTCGGCCGCATGCCTGGCTGATGCTCGGCCATTGCGCCGGCCTCAGGAACAGCCAGCGGCTCGGCGACTATGTGCTTGCCCATGCCTATGTGCGCGAGGACCATGTTCTCGACGACGACATTCCGGTCTGGGTGCCGATCCCGGCGCTCGCCGAAGTGCAGCTTGCGCTCGAGGATGCAGTCGAGGAAGTCACCGGCTACGAAGGCTTCGAGCTGAAACGCATCATGCGCACCGGAACGGTCGCCACGATCGACAACCGCAATTGGGAACTGCGCGACCAGCGCGGACCGGTCAAGCGTCTGTCACAGTCGCGCGCGATTGCACTCGACATGGAATCGGCCACCATCGCCGCCAACGGCTTTCGCTTCCGCGTGCCTTACGGCACCCTGCTCTGCGTCTCCGACAAGCCGCTGCATGGCGAACTGAAACTGCCGGGCATGGCGACAGCCTTCTATAAGACCCAGGTCAGCCAGCACCTGCAGATCGGCATCCGGGCACTGCAGAAACTCGGCGCGATGCCGAAGGAAAAGCTGCATTCGCGCAAGCTCAGAAGCTTCTTCGAGACGGCGTTTCAGTGA
- a CDS encoding LysR family transcriptional regulator: MDRLDRMQLFVRVVERRSFSAAAADRGLGRSTATEAIKQLEADLGARLLERTTRHVTPTLEGQAHYQRCLAILSDIEEAESAFRDSRPRGLLRIDAHPLLTRTFLLPKLPAFLERYPGLDLHIGQGDRLVDMVREGVDCALRAGELADSGLIARRLATINEVTCASPAYLARHGIPATPAELEARHLCVGFVSSRTGEVMPLEFMDGGQVRLVALGSRVTVNNSDTMTELCRLGFGLMQAPRYRLAQDLAEGRLVEVLPDHPPSPTPLSAVYPQNRHTAARLRVFLDWVTEIFVRAEL; this comes from the coding sequence ATGGACCGTCTGGATCGCATGCAGCTCTTTGTTCGCGTAGTGGAGCGGCGCAGTTTTTCTGCGGCGGCGGCCGATCGCGGACTGGGCCGATCGACGGCAACAGAAGCGATCAAGCAGCTGGAGGCGGATCTCGGCGCCCGGCTCCTGGAGCGCACGACGCGGCATGTGACGCCGACGCTGGAAGGACAGGCGCATTACCAGCGCTGCCTGGCCATTCTTTCAGACATCGAGGAGGCGGAATCGGCCTTTCGCGACAGCCGCCCGCGCGGGCTTTTGCGGATCGATGCACACCCGCTGCTGACGCGAACCTTCCTTTTGCCGAAGCTGCCGGCGTTTCTCGAACGTTATCCCGGTCTCGATCTGCATATCGGCCAGGGTGACCGGCTGGTCGATATGGTGCGGGAAGGCGTCGATTGCGCCCTTCGCGCCGGGGAGCTGGCCGATAGCGGCCTGATCGCGCGCCGGCTTGCGACGATCAACGAAGTCACCTGCGCCAGCCCCGCCTATCTCGCTCGCCACGGCATTCCGGCCACACCCGCCGAGCTTGAGGCCCGGCATCTGTGCGTCGGCTTCGTCTCGTCGCGCACCGGCGAGGTGATGCCGCTCGAATTCATGGACGGCGGGCAGGTCCGGCTGGTCGCGCTCGGCTCGCGTGTAACGGTCAACAATTCCGACACGATGACGGAGCTTTGCCGTCTTGGCTTCGGCCTGATGCAGGCGCCGCGCTACCGGCTGGCCCAGGATCTCGCCGAGGGGCGTCTTGTCGAGGTTCTGCCGGACCATCCCCCCTCGCCCACGCCGCTTTCGGCGGTCTATCCACAGAACCGGCATACCGCGGCGCGCCTGCGCGTGTTTCTCGACTGGGTGACGGAGATCTTTGTGAGAGCCGAATTGTAA
- a CDS encoding NAD(P)/FAD-dependent oxidoreductase: MAGRLVIIGAGQAGFALAAKLRTLKDERPITLLGAEPCLPYQRPPLSKKYLLGEMSFDRLLFRPESWYEENNVEIRLSTPVEAIDRVAKQVRLYDGSVLDYETLVFATGATPRRLPPQIGGDLDGVYTARDKADADRLADEMKAGRRLLIVGGGYIGLEAAAVARKLGLDVTLIEMTDRILARVAASETADAMRAIHAAQGVIIREKTGLTRLIGEDGRVKAAELSDGSVIDVDLVIAGIGVVPNDRIAAEAGIETANGILVNDMEQSSDPNVYAVGDCAVFDWKGQKIRLESVQNAVDQAEAAATNLAGATLPYRPKPWFWSDQYDVKLQIAGFNLGYDETVVRPGAREGSLSVWYFSGGEFIAVDAINDAKAYVAGKKLLDLGRTPDKAVIADPAVDLKTLIT; this comes from the coding sequence GTGGCGGGCAGATTGGTGATCATCGGTGCGGGCCAGGCTGGATTTGCCCTGGCGGCGAAACTTCGGACGCTGAAGGACGAGCGACCTATCACGCTTCTGGGTGCGGAGCCCTGCCTTCCCTACCAGCGTCCGCCGCTGTCGAAAAAATACCTGCTCGGTGAGATGAGCTTTGATCGCCTGCTGTTTCGCCCGGAGAGCTGGTACGAGGAGAATAACGTCGAGATCCGGCTCTCGACACCGGTCGAGGCAATCGATCGAGTGGCCAAGCAGGTTCGCCTCTATGACGGTTCGGTGCTGGACTATGAGACGCTGGTATTTGCCACCGGCGCGACGCCGCGGCGCCTGCCACCCCAGATCGGCGGCGATCTCGACGGCGTCTATACCGCGCGCGACAAGGCCGATGCCGACCGTCTCGCCGATGAGATGAAGGCGGGGCGGCGTCTGCTGATCGTCGGCGGCGGCTATATCGGGCTGGAGGCGGCAGCCGTTGCGCGCAAGCTGGGTCTTGACGTGACCCTGATTGAAATGACCGATCGTATTCTGGCCCGCGTCGCAGCGAGTGAAACTGCCGACGCGATGCGTGCGATCCATGCGGCCCAGGGTGTGATCATTCGCGAAAAGACCGGCCTCACCCGGTTGATCGGCGAGGACGGGCGGGTCAAGGCGGCCGAACTGTCGGATGGCAGCGTCATCGATGTAGATTTGGTCATTGCCGGCATCGGCGTCGTGCCCAATGATCGGATTGCTGCGGAAGCCGGGATCGAAACCGCCAATGGCATCCTCGTGAACGACATGGAGCAAAGCTCCGACCCGAATGTCTATGCCGTGGGCGATTGCGCGGTCTTCGACTGGAAGGGGCAGAAGATCCGGCTCGAGTCGGTGCAGAATGCCGTGGACCAGGCGGAAGCTGCGGCAACCAATCTGGCGGGCGCTACGCTGCCTTATCGGCCAAAGCCGTGGTTCTGGTCGGATCAGTACGATGTCAAGCTGCAGATCGCCGGCTTCAATCTTGGCTACGACGAGACGGTTGTCCGGCCCGGCGCAAGGGAAGGCAGCCTGTCCGTCTGGTATTTTTCCGGGGGCGAATTCATCGCTGTCGATGCGATCAATGACGCCAAGGCGTATGTCGCCGGAAAGAAGCTTCTCGATCTGGGCCGTACCCCTGACAAGGCGGTCATCGCCGACCCCGCGGTGGACCTGAAGACCCTGATCACCTGA
- a CDS encoding OsmC family protein: MTDKRHEYKVTVTWQGNTGTGTSGYRDYGRDHVISAEGKPDILASSDVAFRGDAARWNPEDLFLASLSACHKLWYLHFCAVSGVIVTHYEDHAEGVMEIDAEGTGRFTDVLLKPRVTIKAGTYPDIAAELHAEAHEKCFIANSVNFPVRCQAEIIEA; encoded by the coding sequence ATGACCGACAAGCGCCACGAGTATAAGGTGACCGTTACCTGGCAGGGTAATACCGGAACCGGTACGTCCGGTTACCGCGACTACGGCCGCGACCATGTGATTTCGGCGGAAGGAAAGCCCGACATCCTCGCCTCTTCGGACGTCGCCTTTCGCGGTGATGCCGCCCGCTGGAACCCCGAAGACCTGTTCCTCGCCTCGTTGTCTGCCTGTCACAAGCTCTGGTACCTGCACTTCTGCGCCGTCTCAGGCGTCATCGTCACCCACTACGAAGATCACGCCGAAGGGGTGATGGAAATCGACGCGGAAGGCACCGGCCGCTTCACCGACGTGCTGTTGAAGCCGCGCGTGACGATCAAGGCCGGCACCTATCCTGACATCGCTGCCGAACTGCATGCAGAGGCACACGAAAAATGCTTCATCGCCAATTCGGTCAATTTCCCGGTCCGCTGTCAGGCCGAGATCATCGAGGCGTGA
- a CDS encoding porin, which yields MNIKSLLLGSAAALAVVSGAQAADAIVAAEPEPMEYVRVCDAFGTGYFYIPGSETCLKISGYVRFETQFSEDDNEDLDWNMRTRAKINFEAKSDSELGTVGSYIAVRTWAESDGTDSGSGNDLEIDEAYITVGGLKVGYMYNYWDNDLSGETDDLGSNRINAIGYQYTADAFSAGVFLDELTKTYSGDFDTFYDDNDNLGVEGQIAATFGVVTAELLGSYDFAAENGAIRAKLLADVGPGTFGLAAIYSTGANAYYDVSEWTVAAEYAVKLSDKFTLTPGVQYWDSYGLVSADDFDSSNDAWKAGLTLDYKVTEGLTAKVAVNYFDEDAADDGVWDGFVRLQRSF from the coding sequence ATGAACATCAAGAGCCTTCTTCTCGGCTCCGCTGCAGCTCTCGCTGTAGTATCTGGCGCCCAGGCTGCCGACGCTATCGTTGCAGCCGAGCCTGAGCCGATGGAATACGTTCGCGTTTGCGACGCTTTCGGCACCGGCTACTTCTACATCCCGGGTTCGGAAACCTGCCTCAAGATCAGCGGTTACGTTCGCTTCGAGACCCAGTTCTCCGAAGACGACAACGAAGACCTCGACTGGAACATGCGCACCCGCGCCAAGATCAACTTCGAAGCCAAGAGCGATTCCGAACTCGGCACCGTTGGTTCCTACATCGCAGTCCGCACCTGGGCTGAAAGCGATGGCACCGACAGCGGTTCGGGCAACGACCTCGAGATCGACGAAGCCTACATCACTGTCGGCGGCCTGAAGGTCGGCTACATGTACAACTACTGGGATAACGATCTCTCGGGCGAAACCGACGATCTCGGCTCGAACCGCATCAACGCAATCGGCTATCAGTACACTGCCGATGCATTCTCGGCTGGCGTTTTCCTCGACGAGCTGACGAAGACCTATTCCGGCGACTTCGACACCTTCTATGATGACAACGACAACCTCGGCGTTGAAGGCCAGATCGCTGCGACCTTCGGCGTTGTAACGGCAGAACTTCTCGGTTCTTACGACTTCGCAGCAGAAAACGGCGCGATCCGTGCAAAGCTGCTGGCTGACGTTGGTCCGGGCACATTCGGCCTGGCCGCCATCTACTCGACCGGCGCAAACGCCTACTACGACGTTTCCGAATGGACCGTTGCTGCCGAATACGCCGTCAAGCTGAGCGACAAGTTCACCCTGACGCCTGGCGTTCAGTACTGGGACAGCTATGGCCTGGTTTCGGCTGACGACTTCGACTCCAGCAACGACGCCTGGAAGGCCGGCCTGACCCTCGACTACAAGGTCACCGAAGGCCTGACTGCCAAGGTTGCCGTCAACTACTTCGACGAAGACGCAGCTGATGACGGCGTATGGGACGGCTTCGTTCGTCTGCAGCGTTCGTTCTAA
- a CDS encoding DUF2147 domain-containing protein produces the protein MRTIIIAAALAFSAITAQAAEPIEGNWKTATGATAEIAPCGGAFCVTLKSGKFTGKQIGKMSGSGDSYSGEITDPETDKTYSGSGTVSGSSLKMKGCVLAVLCKSQTWSRL, from the coding sequence ATGCGGACCATCATCATTGCAGCCGCGCTGGCGTTTTCGGCCATCACCGCGCAGGCAGCCGAGCCCATCGAGGGCAATTGGAAGACGGCAACCGGCGCCACGGCCGAGATCGCGCCTTGTGGCGGCGCATTCTGCGTCACGCTGAAAAGCGGCAAGTTCACCGGCAAGCAGATCGGCAAGATGTCGGGAAGCGGCGACAGCTATTCCGGCGAAATCACCGATCCGGAAACGGACAAGACCTATTCGGGATCTGGCACCGTCTCCGGCAGCTCGCTGAAGATGAAGGGCTGCGTTCTCGCCGTGCTGTGCAAGAGCCAGACCTGGTCACGGCTCTGA
- a CDS encoding porin has protein sequence MNIKSLLLGSAAALAVVSGAQAADAIVAAEPEPMEYVRVCDAFGTGYFYIPGTETCLQIGGWVRAQVDFGPNADSGSDNDYDMRASALVTVDAKSDTELGVLQSFIALESDISVDNEAQGFYADEAFLALGGFKAGWFYNWWDLGIAGETDGLGNQTEFVSFSYTYTAESFSIGASVDEIQSIVTDTADIGLSGTVTATFGPASIAILGGYDFDVEEGAVRAIGSAEVGPGTFYLAGIYSSDPSAYYDDAEWSVAASYAFKATDKLTVTPGIQYWDNLEDGGAYVGGDKLKYGITLDYKPVENLLARLSVQYDDVTDNPYGYFRLQRAF, from the coding sequence ATGAACATCAAGAGCCTTCTTCTCGGCTCCGCTGCAGCTCTCGCTGTAGTATCTGGCGCCCAGGCTGCCGACGCTATCGTTGCTGCTGAGCCTGAGCCGATGGAATACGTTCGCGTTTGCGACGCTTTCGGCACCGGCTACTTCTACATCCCGGGCACCGAAACCTGCCTCCAGATCGGTGGTTGGGTTCGTGCACAGGTCGACTTCGGACCGAACGCTGACTCTGGTTCGGACAACGACTACGACATGCGCGCTTCGGCCCTCGTAACGGTTGACGCAAAGTCGGACACCGAGCTCGGCGTTCTGCAGTCCTTCATCGCTCTCGAAAGCGACATCTCCGTCGACAACGAAGCCCAGGGCTTCTACGCTGACGAAGCCTTCCTCGCTCTCGGCGGCTTCAAGGCTGGCTGGTTCTACAACTGGTGGGATCTGGGTATCGCTGGCGAAACCGACGGCCTCGGCAACCAGACCGAATTCGTCTCCTTCTCCTACACCTACACCGCAGAATCCTTCTCGATCGGCGCTTCGGTTGACGAAATCCAGTCCATCGTGACGGATACCGCTGACATCGGCCTGTCGGGCACTGTCACCGCGACCTTCGGTCCGGCTTCGATCGCCATCCTCGGCGGTTACGACTTCGACGTAGAAGAAGGCGCAGTTCGCGCTATCGGTTCGGCTGAAGTCGGCCCGGGCACCTTCTACCTCGCTGGTATCTACTCGTCTGACCCGAGCGCCTACTACGACGACGCTGAATGGTCGGTTGCTGCTTCCTACGCCTTCAAGGCAACGGACAAGCTGACCGTTACCCCGGGCATCCAGTACTGGGATAACCTCGAAGACGGCGGCGCATACGTCGGCGGCGACAAGCTGAAGTACGGCATCACGCTCGACTACAAGCCTGTTGAAAACCTGCTGGCCCGTCTGTCGGTTCAGTACGACGACGTAACCGACAACCCGTACGGTTACTTCCGTCTGCAGCGCGCATTCTAA
- a CDS encoding PilZ domain-containing protein: MENATHLATVKSEMYERKWERFYVQRPAKVMAVSPGLSGITIRSCEVVDISQGGAALVMTTTIGLSSHYYLQVVGLADRIGCAEAYRNGNRVGVKFIRPIPEAMLHRIVRADFMLGEKMEAPIKPFTNGNGARLGR; encoded by the coding sequence ATGGAAAACGCAACGCATCTGGCGACCGTCAAGTCGGAAATGTACGAGCGCAAATGGGAACGCTTCTACGTTCAGCGTCCCGCCAAGGTGATGGCGGTCAGCCCGGGGCTCAGCGGCATCACGATCCGCAGTTGTGAAGTCGTGGACATCTCGCAAGGCGGCGCTGCGCTTGTGATGACCACGACCATCGGGCTGTCCTCGCATTATTACCTGCAGGTCGTCGGCCTTGCCGATCGCATCGGCTGCGCGGAAGCCTATCGAAACGGCAACCGGGTCGGCGTGAAATTCATCCGGCCCATCCCGGAGGCCATGCTGCACCGGATCGTGCGTGCCGACTTCATGCTGGGTGAAAAGATGGAAGCGCCGATCAAGCCATTCACCAATGGAAACGGCGCGCGCCTCGGACGCTGA
- a CDS encoding HIT family protein has translation MNLIEQRVAMARAGTNPFVISRLASGWLVIGDVQPLAGYCLLLADPVVPSLNALGPLERVAFLGDMALIGDALIEVTDCARVNYEIWGNAEPALHAHIMPRYASEPEDKRHRPACMGYSWNDAPKSTEARYTALSDGLRAYFAARESTTT, from the coding sequence ATGAATTTGATCGAACAAAGGGTTGCGATGGCGCGGGCCGGTACAAATCCGTTCGTCATTTCGCGGCTTGCCTCCGGCTGGCTGGTGATCGGCGACGTACAGCCCCTTGCCGGATATTGCCTGTTGCTGGCGGATCCCGTTGTGCCCAGCCTCAATGCTCTTGGACCTCTGGAGCGGGTCGCATTTCTCGGCGACATGGCACTGATCGGTGACGCGCTCATCGAGGTGACCGATTGCGCTCGGGTCAACTACGAGATCTGGGGCAATGCGGAACCTGCACTGCATGCCCATATCATGCCGCGATACGCTTCGGAGCCGGAGGACAAGCGCCATCGGCCCGCTTGCATGGGTTATTCGTGGAATGACGCTCCGAAATCGACCGAGGCGCGCTACACGGCGCTGTCTGATGGATTGCGCGCCTATTTTGCGGCTCGAGAATCCACGACGACCTGA
- a CDS encoding SEL1-like repeat protein, with protein MARFEMRNSEMATMGGETRADVFCDMGLMYATGRGCPIDLVSAHKWLNIAAIKGCERAAELRADLAQTMSKPDLAAALRAAREWMTIH; from the coding sequence ATGGCACGCTTTGAAATGCGCAATTCCGAAATGGCCACAATGGGTGGCGAAACCCGAGCCGATGTCTTCTGCGACATGGGTCTGATGTACGCAACCGGCCGCGGTTGCCCGATCGACCTGGTCTCGGCGCACAAGTGGCTGAACATCGCCGCGATCAAGGGATGCGAGCGCGCCGCCGAGCTGCGTGCCGATCTCGCCCAGACGATGAGCAAGCCCGATCTCGCCGCAGCGCTGCGCGCCGCACGCGAATGGATGACCATCCACTGA
- a CDS encoding tyrosine-type recombinase/integrase, giving the protein MISEKSEAFDTAVEVPSYSVHYQYGSANKLFEVRDTSLRALFAKYGDILWLNGSHKYNVTNFIAELHDMLDIPGFSTFSQEMLDQLIGKLRKRGNSNATINRKMAALSKLLRKAYKMGDVYSLPEFKREKEKAGRIRFLDRNEEELLFAEIRAHNELYYRFCTFLVDTGARLSEGTDLRWGDLNAHRATFWVTKSGRSRSVPLTHRAAAAISASDRRFPGPFSEIDQQKFRIAWHNAKEAIGLGDDKDVVPHVLRHTCASRLVQGGIDIRRVQMWLGHQTLTMTMRYAHLASHDLDMCVPVLERAAAN; this is encoded by the coding sequence ATGATATCGGAAAAAAGCGAGGCATTCGACACAGCCGTCGAAGTGCCTTCCTATTCCGTTCATTATCAGTATGGGTCCGCGAACAAGCTTTTTGAAGTTCGCGACACATCGCTGCGCGCGCTGTTCGCGAAATATGGCGACATCCTCTGGCTCAATGGCAGCCACAAATACAACGTCACTAACTTCATCGCCGAGCTTCATGACATGTTGGATATTCCGGGCTTCTCGACCTTTTCCCAGGAGATGCTCGACCAGTTGATTGGAAAATTGCGCAAACGCGGTAACAGCAACGCCACCATCAATCGAAAGATGGCGGCCTTAAGCAAACTGCTGCGAAAGGCGTATAAAATGGGAGATGTCTACAGTCTGCCCGAATTCAAGCGCGAAAAGGAAAAGGCCGGGCGTATCCGCTTCCTCGATCGAAACGAAGAGGAATTGCTGTTTGCCGAAATCCGCGCGCATAACGAACTGTACTACCGCTTCTGCACGTTCCTGGTGGATACCGGCGCTCGTCTCAGTGAAGGCACGGACCTGCGCTGGGGCGATCTGAACGCGCACCGTGCCACCTTCTGGGTGACCAAGTCGGGTCGCTCCCGCTCTGTTCCCCTCACCCACCGGGCGGCGGCGGCGATCTCGGCCTCGGATCGACGTTTCCCTGGCCCGTTCTCGGAGATCGACCAGCAAAAGTTCCGGATCGCCTGGCACAATGCCAAGGAGGCGATCGGTCTCGGCGACGACAAGGACGTGGTACCGCATGTGCTGCGCCATACCTGCGCTTCCCGTCTTGTCCAGGGCGGAATCGACATCCGACGCGTTCAGATGTGGCTCGGCCATCAGACGCTGACAATGACCATGCGATACGCACACCTCGCCTCGCATGATCTCGACATGTGTGTGCCCGTTCTGGAGCGTGCGGCGGCAAACTAG
- a CDS encoding tautomerase family protein, which yields MPFVNIKTPEGALSRSQKEEIVHRTTAMLVEYLSEAARPHTMVLIEEVKDGGYARADMVFTIPDAYRAVD from the coding sequence ATGCCTTTCGTCAATATCAAGACCCCGGAAGGGGCGCTGTCCAGGAGCCAGAAGGAAGAAATCGTCCATCGGACGACCGCCATGCTGGTCGAGTATCTTTCCGAGGCGGCCCGACCGCATACGATGGTGCTGATAGAAGAAGTCAAGGATGGCGGTTACGCCCGCGCCGATATGGTCTTCACCATCCCGGACGCCTATCGCGCCGTCGACTAG